A single region of the Populus nigra chromosome 2, ddPopNigr1.1, whole genome shotgun sequence genome encodes:
- the LOC133681528 gene encoding SPX domain-containing protein 3-like: MKFGKRLKQQVQETLPDWRDKFLSYKELKKLVRLISSAPPFSHGSVEYGKAEAEFVRLLNSEIDKFNTFFMEQEEDFIIRHEELKQRIQKVIDTWGPSGSQPSEAGYKEQMRKIRKNIVNFHGEMVLLENYSNINYTGLAKILKKYDKRTGGLLRLPFIQKVLEQPFFITDLVSKLVKQCEYMIDTVFPIEEEERVKEGREAITVAGEGIFRNTIAALMTMQEIRRGSSTYSHFSLPPLNLPDSDLIQSLQLNSPIPIV; the protein is encoded by the exons ATGAAGTTTGGCAAGAGATTGAAGCAACAAGTTCAAGAAACCTTGCCAGATTGGCGTGACAAGTTTTTGTCTTACAAGGAATTGAAGAAGCTTGTTCGTCTGATCTCATCGGCTCCACCTTTCTCGCATGGATCAGTTGAGTATGGAAAGGCAGAGGCTGAGTTTGTGCGTCTGCTGAACAGTGAAATCGACAAGTTCAATACTTTTTTCATGGAACAAGAAGAGGATTTCATTATTCGGCATGAG GAGCTAAAGCAGAGGATTCAGAAAGTGATTGATACTTGGGGGCCAAGCGGAAGTCAGCCTTCAGAGGCAGGGTACAAAGAGCAGATGAGAAAGATTagaaaaaacattgtcaatttcCACGGTGAAATGGTGCTTCTGGAGAATTACAGCAACATCAATTACACAG GATTGGCCAAGATATTGAAGAAGTATGACAAGAGAACAGGTGGGTTATTGCGCCTTCCATTTATTCAAAAGGTGTTGGAGCAACCCTTTTTTATTACTGATCTAGTATCAAAGCTTGTCAAGCAATGCGAATACATGATAGATACAGTATTCCCtatagaggaagaagaaagagtgAAAGAAGGAAGAGAAGCAATAACGGTTGCGGGAGAAGGGATTTTCAGGAACACAATTGCAGCTCTAATGACCATGCAAGAAATTAGAAGAGGCAGCTCTACTTACAGCCATTTCTCTTTGCCTCCTCTGAACTTGCCAGATTCTGATCTTATTCAGTCACTACAGCTCAATTCTCCTATACCCATTGTCTAA
- the LOC133681403 gene encoding uncharacterized protein LOC133681403, with protein MAENLPSNLGFKGDSIVAQHAIFALLVDTLNNQIQLKYQSMRVSPFDTHMRIMSAFNAALLIYATTSVAEVILRTQKSVHQRLVGNIRLFASALAAILLLVTLSLIVSCIISVLWTCLFVKLAYESCQDLCQLLSQTTNKVLSMLKKLIAAVRSPKEKPDQPNVEVLTSPETDGQC; from the exons ATGGCGGAAAACCTCCCGTCTAATCTTGGTTTCAAAGGAGACAG CATCGTAGCGCAGCACGCCATTTTTGCCCTGCTCGTGGACACGTTAAACAACCAAATCCAACTGAAATACCAGTCAATGCGAGTTTCTCCATTTGACACCCACATGAGGATTATGTCAGCATTTAATGCTGCTTTGTTGATATACGCCACAACATCAGTTGCCGAGGTTATACTCCGGACGCAGAAATCAGTCCACCAAAGACTTGTCGGCAATATTCGCCTCTTTGCTAGCGCCCTTGCTGCAATTCTGCTTCTGGTGACTCTTTCCCTGATTGTGTCCTGCATCATTTCTGTCCTGTGGACCTGTTTATTCGTGAAGTTAGCATATGAATCATGTCAGGATCTATGCCAGTTGCTAAGCCAAACAACTAATAAGGTACTGAGCATGTTGAAAAAGCTGATTGCAGCTGTGAGGAGCCCCAAAGAGAAACCAGACCAGCCGAATGTGGAGGTCCTTACTAGTCCCGAGACAGACGGACAGTGTTAA